Proteins from a single region of Stutzerimonas stutzeri:
- a CDS encoding sensor histidine kinase: MRLADFILKNIEPILQQWEDFAKTMTPAANDMDSTALRDHAEQMLLAIAADLRTAQSPRARIAKSHGKARRSGDVTPAETHADIRHSSGFTIGQMISEYRALRTSVLVLWMSSEDVTKEHEISDIVRFNEAVDQALAESVVSYGEAADVARNVFLGILGHDLRSPLGAILLSADVLLRTGDLPPKPTINVSRIYTSVKRSIKIVGDLLDFTRTHSGAGIPVRKDSDDLAQACEGMVEEARAYNPDRQIILQSEHSLPGQFDRSRMEQVIANLIGNAVEHGEAGTPVTVSLKSDGGTALLTVHNVGRPIDESAKSSLFSPMVRHLQSGNAEYGAGAGLGLGLYIASAIVDAHHGSIEVDSTAGSGTTFTVRIPLDGAQAA; the protein is encoded by the coding sequence ATGCGCTTAGCCGATTTCATTCTTAAAAATATCGAACCCATCCTTCAGCAATGGGAAGACTTCGCCAAGACGATGACGCCTGCTGCAAACGACATGGACTCCACTGCACTGCGCGACCATGCCGAGCAAATGCTGCTCGCGATCGCAGCAGATCTGCGAACGGCCCAGTCCCCAAGGGCGCGGATCGCTAAATCGCATGGAAAGGCGCGGCGTTCGGGTGATGTAACCCCTGCAGAAACCCACGCCGATATTCGGCACTCATCGGGTTTCACCATCGGGCAGATGATTTCCGAGTACAGAGCACTACGCACCAGCGTGCTGGTGTTGTGGATGTCATCTGAAGATGTAACGAAAGAACATGAAATCTCAGACATTGTTAGGTTCAATGAAGCGGTTGATCAGGCACTCGCTGAATCGGTCGTCAGTTATGGCGAGGCTGCCGATGTTGCACGCAACGTTTTCCTCGGCATATTAGGGCATGACCTGAGAAGCCCACTCGGCGCCATCTTGTTAAGTGCCGATGTTCTTCTACGTACCGGGGATCTTCCTCCCAAACCGACGATAAATGTGTCGCGTATTTATACGAGCGTGAAACGGTCCATCAAGATCGTGGGCGATCTGCTGGATTTCACTCGCACGCACTCCGGCGCCGGTATCCCAGTACGCAAAGACAGCGATGATCTGGCCCAGGCGTGTGAAGGAATGGTCGAGGAGGCAAGGGCATACAACCCGGATCGGCAAATCATTCTGCAATCGGAACATAGCCTCCCAGGGCAATTTGATCGCTCGAGAATGGAGCAGGTGATTGCCAACCTGATCGGTAACGCAGTCGAGCACGGAGAAGCAGGCACGCCAGTGACTGTCAGCCTCAAAAGCGATGGAGGTACCGCGCTGTTGACTGTTCACAACGTTGGACGACCCATCGACGAGTCAGCTAAAAGCAGTCTCTTCAGTCCGATGGTGCGCCATCTTCAAAGCGGCAATGCCGAGTACGGTGCTGGAGCGGGTCTTGGACTGGGGCTCTATATCGCGTCCGCCATCGTCGACGCTCACCACGGCAGTATCGAGGTCGATTCCACTGCCGGTAGCGGCACTACGTTCACCGTCCGCATCCCTCTGGACGGCGCTCAAGCCGCGTAG
- a CDS encoding FHA domain-containing protein translates to MLRIHFADNRQSPVWLADERFTLGSDRANRLVISDAGVAPFHAELILENRFYYLTDLGTPGGTYVNDEKIGERYQIRSGDRVRLGALELEIVDPAKVGAKVAAAPRWLLQVVKGENQGHKYHITGSMTFGRSVKCELCFSDAELSRRHAEFYLKGDVLEVKDLASANGLLVNREKVTTAVLQPGDQIQLGNTTLLVIGPKVSAPEIVDEDATVFMRAADLPATAAAQPKPARPRPATPNPLHVATPPATSAPALETPRKSGWRLALLLGALGLAVVAGIVGPRML, encoded by the coding sequence ATGCTCAGAATCCACTTCGCAGACAATCGTCAGAGCCCCGTCTGGCTTGCCGATGAACGCTTCACCCTCGGTTCGGACCGCGCCAACAGGCTGGTGATAAGCGATGCCGGCGTGGCGCCCTTTCACGCCGAGCTGATACTGGAAAACCGCTTCTACTACCTGACCGACCTCGGCACGCCAGGCGGCACCTACGTCAATGACGAAAAGATCGGCGAGCGCTATCAGATCCGCTCCGGGGACCGTGTGCGACTCGGGGCGCTGGAGCTGGAGATCGTCGATCCGGCCAAGGTCGGCGCCAAGGTGGCGGCAGCGCCCCGCTGGTTGCTGCAGGTGGTCAAGGGCGAAAACCAGGGCCACAAGTACCACATCACCGGCTCGATGACCTTTGGCCGCTCGGTGAAATGCGAGCTCTGCTTCAGCGATGCGGAGCTGTCCCGCCGCCACGCGGAGTTCTATCTCAAGGGCGATGTGCTGGAAGTGAAGGATCTGGCCTCAGCCAACGGTTTGCTGGTCAACCGTGAAAAGGTCACCACGGCCGTTCTGCAGCCGGGCGATCAGATTCAGCTGGGCAACACCACGCTATTGGTGATCGGCCCCAAGGTGAGTGCGCCGGAAATCGTCGACGAAGACGCCACCGTGTTCATGCGCGCCGCTGATCTGCCCGCCACCGCCGCTGCTCAGCCCAAGCCTGCCCGCCCTCGCCCTGCCACACCGAACCCTCTGCACGTCGCCACGCCCCCGGCAACCTCGGCGCCGGCACTGGAGACTCCGCGCAAATCGGGCTGGCGCCTGGCTCTGCTGCTCGGTGCGCTCGGATTGGCAGTTGTCGCAGGGATCGTGGGGCCGCGGATGCTTTAG
- the rarD gene encoding EamA family transporter RarD encodes METRNRLAGVAGSLAASTLFATLYYYTSLLKPLSGQQIYGWRILLTAPCLALLLLAIGRWGEVREILVRVPAEARLWLALPLSSALVGLQLWLFMWAPINGHGLDVSLGYFLLPLTLVLTGRLVFGEAISRLQRLACLLAAVGVGNQLLLASSLSWPVLAVALGYPCYFVLRRWIGTASLGGLWVDLIISLPVAALFAFSDRETLQQLAASPALLLLIIGLGALSALALALMIVASKHLDLALFGLLSYVEPVLLVVVSLLLGESIAPDQWLTYAAIWAAIGVLVFEGLRALRRGRGQPLARAPKRTSKS; translated from the coding sequence ATGGAAACTCGCAACAGACTGGCGGGCGTCGCCGGCTCGCTCGCCGCATCGACGCTCTTCGCCACGCTGTACTACTACACCTCGCTGCTCAAGCCGTTGAGCGGTCAACAGATCTACGGCTGGCGCATTCTGCTCACCGCACCCTGCCTGGCGTTGCTACTGCTAGCCATCGGTCGCTGGGGCGAGGTCCGCGAGATCCTGGTGCGCGTACCGGCAGAGGCGCGACTGTGGCTCGCGCTGCCGCTGTCCTCGGCGCTGGTCGGTCTGCAACTCTGGCTGTTCATGTGGGCGCCGATCAACGGCCACGGCCTGGACGTCTCGCTTGGCTACTTTCTGCTGCCGCTGACGCTGGTACTCACCGGCCGCCTGGTCTTCGGCGAGGCGATCAGTCGATTGCAACGCCTGGCCTGTTTGCTGGCGGCTGTAGGTGTCGGCAACCAGCTGCTGCTGGCTTCGTCACTGTCATGGCCGGTACTCGCCGTTGCCCTCGGTTATCCCTGCTACTTCGTCCTGCGCCGCTGGATTGGCACTGCCAGTCTCGGCGGGCTCTGGGTCGACCTGATCATCAGCCTGCCGGTCGCCGCGCTGTTTGCCTTCTCCGACCGAGAGACCCTGCAACAGCTCGCGGCGAGCCCGGCGCTGCTGCTTCTGATCATCGGCCTGGGTGCGCTCAGTGCCCTGGCCCTGGCGCTGATGATCGTCGCCAGCAAACATCTGGATCTCGCACTCTTCGGCCTGCTCAGCTATGTCGAACCGGTTCTGCTGGTTGTCGTGTCGCTGCTGCTCGGCGAGAGCATCGCACCGGATCAATGGCTGACCTACGCCGCGATCTGGGCGGCTATAGGGGTGTTGGTTTTCGAGGGTTTGCGAGCGTTGCGAAGGGGGCGAGGGCAGCCTTTGGCCAGAGCGCCCAAGCGCACGTCGAAGAGTTAG
- a CDS encoding TrmH family RNA methyltransferase yields MKFDDIKKLHQKKYRAEFGHFLVEGEHLLLELQKAALHSPLLQRSELYVTEAYEHWQSPFKTHLISDRQMAQIADTKTPQGIVALVPMPATGAPVAAAVAGERAIYLHEIQDPGNLGTILRTLAWFGGFRCLLSPGSVDPYNPKVVRSSMGAIFHAPMELDVELDSLHTRFQRIACLDMSGEPVQSASFRAFDCYLFGNEARGVPREQLTALNAQPFTIPGCGAIESLNLAATVNMCAYELSR; encoded by the coding sequence ATGAAATTCGACGACATCAAAAAACTGCACCAGAAAAAGTACCGAGCCGAGTTCGGGCATTTTCTGGTGGAGGGCGAGCATCTGTTGCTGGAGTTGCAGAAGGCGGCCTTGCACAGCCCGCTGCTGCAACGCAGCGAGCTGTATGTGACCGAAGCCTACGAACACTGGCAAAGCCCGTTCAAAACCCATCTGATCAGCGACCGCCAAATGGCGCAGATCGCCGACACCAAAACCCCGCAAGGCATCGTTGCGCTGGTGCCGATGCCGGCGACAGGCGCGCCGGTTGCTGCGGCCGTCGCGGGCGAGCGCGCCATCTACCTGCATGAAATCCAGGACCCGGGCAACCTCGGCACCATCCTGCGCACGCTGGCGTGGTTCGGTGGTTTTCGCTGCCTGCTCAGCCCCGGCAGCGTCGACCCGTACAACCCGAAGGTCGTGCGTTCGAGCATGGGCGCTATCTTTCATGCGCCGATGGAGCTGGATGTTGAACTGGATTCGTTGCACACCCGCTTCCAGCGCATCGCCTGCCTGGATATGAGCGGCGAACCCGTGCAATCGGCGAGTTTTCGCGCCTTCGATTGCTACCTGTTCGGCAACGAAGCCCGCGGCGTGCCACGCGAGCAACTCACCGCACTCAACGCTCAGCCTTTCACGATTCCCGGCTGTGGCGCCATCGAGTCGCTGAACCTGGCGGCGACGGTCAATATGTGCGCTTACGAGTTGAGCAGATAG
- a CDS encoding serine/threonine-protein kinase yields the protein MTHRMLEIPGYRLHKRLGKGGMAEVYLATQLSLDREVAVKVLLRTEDAAFTERFIQEGHIVASLRHPAIITIHDIGQIADGRHYLAMEYIGGGDLAQHRGIVFSPSRALDIIRQLAGGLAVVHDGGLVHRDVKPANILFRDDGSAVLTDFGVAKAVELDNELTHFGIAVGSPAYSSPEQAQCQPLDARSDIYSLGVILAEMLTGTNPFRASSYPQTVLNHVQMPAPQLPPALAPYQLLLDRMLAKQPAERFSNCRELLAAIDTLTEPDMDQTRIAPAVFIEPQIKRRRRRRGLGRWVGISAALVVVTTALGAGGYQWFQYKRITDYLHNAESRLAGGQLLTPAFDNADYYYRQALRLDSDNAEALDGLRRVLDARIGQALDLAAQRLASDQLLQPAEDSAVHYYQQVLGWLPENQVALDGLTRVSERYVELAEAAYSRREYALALEYIQQGLEAAPAYAPLLALHDSHAQRVAKARAPRPVPRTAASSSRTPPATTHTSQAPANPVKRLWNRIFN from the coding sequence ATGACGCATCGGATGCTGGAAATACCGGGCTATCGCCTGCACAAACGGCTCGGGAAAGGCGGAATGGCCGAGGTCTACCTGGCCACCCAGCTTTCGCTGGATCGAGAAGTAGCCGTCAAGGTACTGCTGCGCACAGAGGATGCGGCGTTTACCGAGCGTTTCATCCAGGAAGGTCATATCGTCGCCTCGCTGCGCCATCCGGCCATCATCACCATTCACGACATCGGCCAGATCGCCGATGGCCGGCATTATCTGGCCATGGAATACATCGGCGGTGGCGATCTGGCGCAACACCGCGGCATCGTTTTCTCGCCTTCGCGGGCGCTGGACATCATCCGCCAGCTGGCCGGCGGCCTGGCGGTGGTGCACGACGGCGGACTGGTACATCGCGACGTGAAGCCCGCCAACATTCTGTTTCGTGACGACGGCAGCGCGGTACTCACCGACTTCGGCGTCGCCAAAGCTGTCGAGCTGGACAACGAACTCACACACTTCGGCATCGCGGTCGGTAGCCCGGCTTACAGCAGCCCGGAACAGGCTCAGTGCCAACCGCTGGACGCACGCAGCGACATCTACAGCCTCGGGGTGATCCTTGCCGAGATGCTCACCGGAACCAATCCGTTCCGCGCCAGCAGCTACCCGCAAACCGTGCTCAATCATGTGCAGATGCCCGCGCCGCAATTGCCGCCGGCACTGGCGCCCTATCAGCTGCTGCTCGACCGCATGCTGGCCAAGCAGCCGGCCGAGCGCTTCAGTAACTGCCGAGAACTGTTGGCGGCCATCGATACGCTCACCGAGCCGGACATGGACCAGACCCGCATTGCCCCGGCGGTATTCATCGAGCCGCAGATCAAACGCCGTCGTCGACGTCGCGGGCTGGGTCGCTGGGTGGGGATCAGCGCGGCGCTGGTCGTGGTAACAACCGCGCTGGGTGCCGGTGGGTATCAGTGGTTTCAGTACAAGCGCATCACCGACTACCTCCACAACGCCGAATCGCGTCTGGCCGGCGGGCAGTTGCTGACACCCGCGTTCGACAATGCCGATTACTACTATCGCCAGGCCCTGCGCCTGGATTCGGACAATGCAGAAGCCCTCGATGGCCTGCGCCGTGTCCTCGATGCGCGCATTGGCCAAGCCCTGGACCTGGCGGCGCAACGGCTGGCCAGCGACCAACTGCTGCAACCGGCCGAAGACAGTGCAGTGCACTATTACCAGCAGGTGCTGGGCTGGCTACCGGAAAACCAGGTGGCGCTCGACGGCCTGACGCGCGTTAGCGAGCGCTATGTGGAACTCGCCGAAGCTGCCTACAGCAGGCGTGAGTACGCCCTGGCACTGGAATACATCCAGCAGGGGCTGGAAGCCGCGCCGGCGTACGCGCCCCTGCTGGCACTGCACGACTCGCATGCCCAGCGTGTCGCCAAGGCAAGAGCACCGCGACCGGTGCCGCGTACCGCTGCCAGTAGCTCGCGCACCCCACCCGCCACCACGCATACCTCGCAGGCGCCGGCCAATCCGGTCAAGCGCCTGTGGAATCGCATATTCAACTGA
- a CDS encoding PP2C family protein-serine/threonine phosphatase, translated as MQPTLSTSLLDYAGQSSPGRKRSHNEDALLCSPAQGLWAIADGMGGHQCGEVASSLALAALQQSIEAGETLDTAVQQANQAVLGAAVDDGMGTTLVAAHFNGADFKLAWVGDSRAYLVTANGIEQLTRDHSWVQMMIDAGELQPADAQNHAWRSIILRCLGREAPLEAGAGSGTLKAGELLLLCSDGLTNELTDAQIHASCTFADTLESLVEQLIDQANEHGGRDNISCIVIGRTAPPPAAESRGRRFINMLFKTLKS; from the coding sequence ATGCAACCTACCCTCTCTACCTCATTGCTGGACTACGCCGGGCAAAGCTCGCCTGGCCGAAAGCGTAGCCATAATGAAGATGCTCTGCTCTGTTCACCCGCGCAGGGCCTCTGGGCGATAGCCGATGGTATGGGTGGACATCAATGCGGGGAAGTCGCGAGCAGCCTGGCGCTCGCCGCATTGCAGCAGTCGATTGAAGCCGGCGAGACATTGGACACGGCGGTTCAGCAGGCCAACCAGGCCGTGTTGGGCGCTGCGGTAGACGACGGCATGGGCACCACGCTGGTTGCCGCGCACTTCAACGGTGCCGACTTCAAGCTCGCCTGGGTCGGCGACAGCCGCGCCTATCTGGTTACCGCAAATGGCATCGAACAGCTGACAAGAGACCACAGCTGGGTGCAGATGATGATCGACGCCGGCGAACTGCAGCCCGCCGACGCTCAAAACCATGCCTGGCGCAGTATCATCCTGCGCTGCCTGGGCCGCGAGGCGCCGCTGGAGGCTGGTGCCGGCAGCGGAACGCTCAAGGCCGGCGAGCTGCTTTTGTTGTGCAGCGACGGCCTGACCAACGAGCTGACCGACGCGCAGATCCATGCCAGCTGCACCTTCGCCGACACCCTGGAAAGCCTGGTGGAACAGTTGATCGACCAGGCCAATGAACACGGCGGCCGCGACAACATCTCCTGCATCGTCATCGGCCGCACCGCTCCACCCCCTGCGGCCGAGTCCCGCGGGCGGCGCTTCATCAATATGCTGTTCAAAACCCTCAAGTCGTAA
- the hrpA gene encoding ATP-dependent RNA helicase HrpA produces MTDATPAIDTLLKNLDQALFADRHRLRRQLHELRKQPDEAKLTQWLERFQASVAKVEARRQSVPRIRYDDSLPIAAKRDEIKAALEKHQVLVIAGETGSGKTTQLPKICLEIGRGVHGLIGHTQPRRLAARSVATRVAEEIGAPLGELVGYQVRFEDQSKDSSLIKLMTDGILLAETQHDRFLERYDTIIVDEAHERSLNIDFLLGFLKTLLPRRPDLKVIITSATIDLQRFSEHFDGAPIVEVSGRTYPVETWYRPLAAEIDEDGNRVEDDLTVDQGILAALDEITAHEQSVGKRPGDVLVFLPGEREIRDAAEVLRKANLKFTEVLPLYARLTPAEQQKIFQPRPGRKIVLATNVAETSLTVPGIRYVIDSGTARISRYSYRAKVQRLPIEAVSQASANQRKGRCGRVEPGICIRLYSEEDFLGRPEFTDPEILRTNLAAVILQMLHLRLGDIQDFPFIEPPDGKAISDGFNLLQELSAVNRENQLTPMGRQLARLPIDPRLGRMLLEAAQQGSLAEVLIVASALSVQDVRERPADRQQAADQAHAQWKDPDSDFAALINLWRGFEEKRQELGSNPLRTWCRKNFLNYLRLREWRDAHRQLTLIARELKLGSGRSADGSGQPPHADKARRVEDGEASSALSAGASTQPAPTKDTKVNVILRQQAEASEAAQKAKSYASVHKAILAGLLSQIGNKTEEGDFLGARQRRFWVHPSSVIGRKKPNWLMAAELVETTKLFARMVAKIEPDWIEPLAGHLIKKNHFEPHWEKKRGQVVAYEQVTLYGMIVVGRRPVHYGPIDPPAARELFIREGLVRGEMHSRARALSANRELLERLDELEAKARRRDILADEETLFDYYDARLPADIYQTASFENWYKRESAKNPQLLIMREEDVLAREASEVTAAQYPDYLRIGELQLPLEYHFEPNHPRDGVTLRVPAPLLPQLRSERLDWLVPGLLETKAVALVRNLPKALRKNFVPVPDFVGAALAKIAFGEGSLPEALGRELLRMTGARVSDDAWAEAAAGLESHLKMNIEVVDARGKFLGEGRDLAELTARFAEASQAALAPPQQKAEQKPVEAKGFAQVAEKAQAKMAGLSMTVYPALVEEAGVVKEGRFPTQAEAEWQHRRALQRLLLQQLAEPAKYLRNKLPGLTELGLLYRDMGKVDGLVEDILLASLDSCILDGEAQLPRDGAALASLAERKRGDWTAHAERLARLTLEILKHWHGLQKRFKGKIDLAQAVALNDIKAQLGNLVYPGFVRETPAEWLKEYPRYLKAIEQRFEKIGSQLQRDRVWSGELAGYWEQYQVRLKKHLQEGKRDAELALYRWMLEEYRVSLWAQQLGTRMAVSDKRLNKQWSQVEP; encoded by the coding sequence ATGACCGACGCAACGCCCGCTATCGATACCCTGCTGAAGAATCTCGACCAGGCCCTGTTCGCTGATCGCCATCGCCTGCGCCGGCAGCTGCATGAGCTGAGAAAGCAACCGGACGAGGCCAAGCTGACCCAATGGCTGGAACGTTTTCAGGCCTCCGTAGCCAAGGTCGAGGCTCGCCGGCAGAGCGTGCCGCGCATTCGCTACGACGACAGCCTGCCAATCGCGGCCAAGCGCGACGAGATCAAGGCCGCGCTGGAAAAACACCAGGTGCTGGTGATCGCCGGTGAGACCGGCTCGGGCAAGACCACGCAGCTGCCGAAGATCTGCCTGGAAATCGGCCGTGGCGTACACGGGCTGATCGGCCATACCCAGCCGCGCCGGCTGGCGGCACGCAGCGTCGCGACTCGGGTGGCCGAGGAAATCGGCGCGCCGCTGGGTGAGCTGGTGGGTTATCAGGTGCGCTTCGAGGATCAGAGCAAGGACAGCTCGCTGATCAAGCTGATGACCGACGGCATCCTGCTGGCCGAGACGCAGCACGATCGCTTCCTCGAGCGTTACGACACCATCATCGTCGACGAGGCCCACGAGCGTTCGCTGAACATCGATTTCCTGCTCGGCTTCCTCAAGACTTTGCTGCCGCGCCGGCCGGACCTGAAGGTCATCATCACTTCGGCGACCATCGACCTGCAGCGCTTTTCCGAGCATTTCGATGGTGCGCCCATCGTCGAGGTGTCCGGGCGTACCTACCCGGTGGAGACCTGGTATCGGCCACTGGCGGCAGAGATCGACGAGGACGGCAACCGGGTCGAGGATGATCTGACCGTCGACCAGGGCATCCTCGCCGCGCTGGACGAGATTACTGCCCACGAGCAGAGCGTGGGCAAGCGCCCCGGCGACGTGCTGGTGTTCCTCCCTGGCGAGCGCGAGATTCGCGACGCGGCCGAGGTGCTGCGCAAGGCCAATCTGAAGTTCACCGAGGTGCTGCCGCTGTATGCGCGGCTGACGCCGGCCGAGCAGCAGAAGATTTTCCAGCCGCGACCAGGGCGCAAGATCGTGCTGGCCACCAACGTCGCCGAGACTTCGCTGACCGTGCCGGGCATCCGCTACGTGATCGATTCCGGCACCGCGCGCATCAGCCGCTACAGCTACCGCGCCAAGGTTCAGCGCCTGCCCATCGAGGCGGTGTCACAGGCCAGCGCCAACCAGCGCAAGGGGCGCTGCGGGCGGGTCGAGCCGGGTATCTGCATTCGGCTTTACAGCGAGGAAGACTTCCTTGGCCGGCCGGAATTCACCGATCCGGAGATCCTGCGCACCAACCTCGCCGCGGTGATCCTGCAGATGCTGCATCTGCGCCTGGGCGACATCCAGGATTTCCCCTTTATCGAGCCGCCGGATGGCAAGGCCATCAGCGACGGTTTCAACCTGTTGCAGGAGCTCTCGGCGGTCAATCGCGAGAACCAGCTGACCCCAATGGGGCGCCAGTTGGCGCGCCTGCCGATCGACCCGCGGCTTGGTCGCATGCTCCTCGAAGCTGCACAGCAGGGCAGCCTGGCCGAAGTCCTGATCGTTGCCAGCGCACTCTCGGTGCAGGACGTGCGCGAGCGTCCGGCCGACCGTCAGCAGGCAGCCGACCAAGCCCATGCGCAGTGGAAAGATCCGGATTCGGACTTTGCCGCGCTGATCAATCTCTGGCGCGGTTTCGAGGAGAAGCGCCAGGAGCTGGGCTCCAACCCTCTGCGCACCTGGTGCCGGAAGAACTTCCTCAACTACCTGCGTCTGCGTGAGTGGCGCGACGCCCATCGCCAGCTGACGCTCATCGCCCGGGAGCTCAAGCTTGGTTCGGGCAGGTCGGCGGATGGCTCCGGCCAACCACCGCACGCCGATAAGGCACGTAGGGTGGAAGACGGCGAAGCCTCTTCCGCGCTTTCGGCGGGGGCCAGCACCCAACCCGCACCGACCAAGGACACCAAGGTCAACGTCATCCTCCGCCAGCAGGCCGAAGCCAGCGAGGCCGCGCAGAAGGCCAAGAGCTACGCCTCGGTGCACAAGGCCATCCTCGCCGGCCTGCTCAGCCAGATCGGCAACAAGACCGAGGAGGGCGACTTCCTCGGCGCGCGCCAGCGGCGCTTCTGGGTGCATCCATCCAGCGTGATCGGCCGTAAGAAACCCAACTGGCTGATGGCCGCGGAACTCGTGGAAACCACCAAGCTGTTCGCGCGCATGGTCGCCAAGATCGAGCCGGACTGGATCGAGCCGCTGGCCGGGCATCTGATCAAGAAGAATCACTTCGAGCCGCATTGGGAAAAGAAGCGCGGGCAGGTGGTGGCCTACGAGCAGGTTACGCTTTACGGCATGATCGTCGTCGGCCGTCGGCCCGTGCATTACGGTCCCATCGATCCGCCCGCGGCCCGCGAGCTGTTCATCCGCGAAGGGCTGGTACGCGGCGAGATGCACAGCCGTGCGCGAGCGCTCAGCGCCAATCGCGAGCTGCTCGAACGTCTCGACGAACTGGAAGCCAAGGCGCGGCGCCGCGACATCCTCGCCGACGAGGAAACCCTGTTCGATTACTACGATGCGCGCCTGCCGGCGGACATCTACCAGACCGCCAGTTTCGAGAACTGGTACAAACGCGAAAGCGCGAAGAACCCGCAGCTGCTGATCATGCGAGAGGAAGACGTGCTCGCGCGGGAGGCCAGCGAGGTCACCGCCGCGCAGTACCCGGATTACCTGCGCATCGGCGAGCTGCAGTTGCCGCTGGAATACCATTTCGAACCCAACCACCCGCGCGACGGCGTGACCTTGCGCGTACCGGCGCCGCTGTTGCCGCAATTGCGCAGCGAGCGGCTCGACTGGCTGGTGCCCGGCTTGCTGGAAACCAAGGCGGTGGCCCTGGTGCGCAACCTGCCCAAGGCGCTGCGCAAGAACTTCGTGCCGGTGCCGGATTTCGTTGGCGCTGCGCTGGCCAAGATCGCTTTTGGTGAAGGCTCGCTGCCCGAGGCGCTGGGCCGCGAGCTGCTGCGCATGACCGGCGCGCGCGTATCGGATGATGCGTGGGCCGAAGCGGCAGCCGGGCTGGAGAGCCACCTGAAGATGAACATCGAGGTGGTCGACGCCCGCGGCAAGTTTCTTGGTGAAGGCCGTGATCTGGCCGAGCTGACCGCACGTTTCGCCGAGGCGAGCCAGGCCGCCCTGGCGCCGCCGCAGCAGAAGGCCGAACAGAAGCCGGTCGAAGCCAAGGGTTTTGCCCAAGTCGCAGAAAAGGCCCAGGCGAAGATGGCCGGGCTGTCGATGACCGTCTACCCGGCGCTGGTGGAAGAGGCAGGAGTGGTCAAGGAAGGACGTTTCCCGACCCAGGCCGAGGCCGAGTGGCAACACCGCCGCGCGCTGCAGCGCCTGTTGCTGCAACAGCTGGCGGAGCCGGCCAAGTACCTGCGCAACAAGCTGCCGGGCCTTACCGAGCTGGGCCTGCTCTACCGCGACATGGGCAAGGTCGATGGGCTGGTCGAGGACATCCTGCTGGCCAGCCTCGACAGCTGCATCCTCGACGGCGAAGCCCAGCTGCCGCGTGATGGCGCCGCGCTGGCGTCGCTCGCCGAGCGCAAGCGCGGCGACTGGACTGCGCATGCCGAGCGCCTGGCACGTCTGACACTGGAAATCCTCAAGCACTGGCACGGCCTGCAGAAGCGCTTCAAGGGCAAGATCGATCTGGCCCAGGCGGTGGCGCTGAACGACATCAAGGCGCAGCTGGGCAATCTGGTCTATCCGGGCTTTGTTCGCGAAACACCTGCCGAGTGGCTGAAGGAATATCCCCGCTACCTCAAGGCCATCGAGCAACGCTTCGAGAAGATCGGTTCGCAGCTGCAGCGTGATCGCGTCTGGTCCGGCGAGCTGGCCGGCTACTGGGAACAGTATCAGGTGCGCCTGAAGAAGCACCTGCAGGAAGGCAAGCGCGATGCCGAGCTGGCACTGTATCGCTGGATGCTCGAGGAATATCGCGTCTCGCTCTGGGCGCAGCAGCTCGGCACCAGGATGGCGGTTTCGGACAAGCGCCTGAACAAGCAGTGGAGCCAGGTCGAGCCCTGA